Genomic window (Candidatus Binatia bacterium):
ACGATCGCGATCGTGTATGCGGCGGCGCGCCGTTTCGCCGCGCCGGTCGAGCCGCACGCCGCGGTCATGACGTACGTCGCCGCCGCGGGCCTCGCCGCCAACGTCGGCGTCGGGATGCTGCTGCGGCCCGGCGGACGGCGCGACCTCAACGTTCGTGCCGCGTTGTTTCACGTGCTCGGCGACGCGCTCGGCGCCGTCGCCGTGATCCTCGGCGGCGTCGTCATCGCCGTCACGCATCTCGCGTGGATCGATCCGATGCTCTCGCTCTTCGTCGCGGGAATCATCGTCGTCGGCGTCGCGCGCGTGATGCGCGACGCGACACGCGTCCTGCTCGAGAGCGTTCCGGAAGGCGTCAGCTCGGCCAAGCTCACCGCGCACCTCGAGAGGATCGGCGGCGTGACCGGCATTCACGATCTGCACGTGTGGTCGATCGGCAGCGGCTCGCACGCGCTCTCCGCGCACGTGCTGCTCGACGACCGGCGCATCAGCGAGGCGACCGAAGTGCTGCGCGAGATCACGGCGTGCGCGGAGTCGCACTTCGGCATCGCACACGTCACAATCCAATTCGAATGCGAAACTTGCCCGATAGTCGTGAAACACTAGAGGGTCGCGAGCACCCCCGACGTGTCGCGTAGGCGGCGTGTGAATGCGCCGCCCTTCGACTCGCTTCGCTCGCTCAGGACAGGCTCCGCGCATGGAGGGCGGGAGCGGCGCAGAGGCCGAGTGCAGCGAGGCGCCGGATGCGCCGAGCAAACGGCCGCCCAAGCGACATGTCGGGGACGCAAAGCGACCCTCTATGGGCGAGGCAACCCTCTAGGCTTTGCGGAGTTTGAATAGAATTGCAATGGCTATGACTGAAATGAATTCAAAAACCGTCGTTCTCGGAATGGCGCGCACGCCGTTCGGCAAACTGGGGGGAGCGCTCGCTCCGCTTTCGGCAACGACGCTGGGCGCGGTCGCGCTGACCGCCGCCGTGGAGCGCTCGAAGATCGATCCATCCGAGATCGAGCACGTGACCTTCGGCGAGGTGTTGCAGGCCGGCGTCGGGCAGAACCCCGCGCGGCAGGTGCTCTTCAAGGCCGGACTCGCCAAGACGGTGACGGCGGACACGATCAACAAGGTCTGCGCGTCGGGCATGCTTGCCGTCGTCAACGCGATGCGCTCGATCAACGCCGGCGCGAACGCCCTCGTCGCGGCGGGCGGGATGGAGTCGATGTCCAACGCACCCTACCTGCTGCGCGATGCGCGCTGGGGCTATCGCTTCGGCGACGGCACCCTCGTCGACGCGATGATCTACGATGGGCTGTGGGACCAGTATTTTCCAATGACGATGGCGACGCAAGGCAGCAAGGTCGCCACCGAGCTTCAACTTACGCGCGAGGAGCAGGATCAGTTCGCTTATCAGAGTCATCGCCGCGCCGCGGATGCGCACGCGGCCGGTCATCTAGCGGACGAGATCGTGCCCGTGAGGGTCGCGAGCAAGGCCAAGGACAAGGTCGTCGTCGAGCGGCTGCCGCGGCTGGGGAAGGTCCGCATTCCGGTTTCGGTCGGCGCGCCGAACCGGGTATGGGAACACGAGCCATCGCAAGAGTTCACGCTCGACTACTCGGCGTACGCCCCGTTCGTCACCGGCGATCAACCGCACGTAGTCGTGGATCGCGACGAGTCGGTTCGTTCCGACGCGAGTATCGAGGCGATGGCGAAGCTGCGTCCGCTCGAGCGCAACGGTACCGTGACGGCCGGCAACGCCCCCGGCGTCAATGACGGCGCCGCGGCGCTAATCCTCGCCGACGCCGGATACGCCGCGGGCCACGGTTACGAGGCTCTCGCCACGATCGTCGATCACGACACCGTCGCGTGGGACTCGCCCTACATCAGTCTGACGCCCGCGATGGCCGCGCACAAGCTGCTGGACCGCACGGGATATCGCGCATCCGACGTCGCGGTGTGGGAAATCAACGAGGCGTTCTCCGCCGTCGCGATTGAGTCCGCGCGCCGGCTCGAGCTCGAGGAAGGCTCGTTCAACCGGTTCGGCGGCGCGGTCGCGATGGGGCATCCGATCGGCGCCTCGGGAGCGCGCATCGTGGAGACTGTCATCAATCAGCTGCGCAAGCGCGGTGGCGGCCTCGGCATCGCCGCGATCTGCTCCGGCGGCGGCCAAGGCGACGCGCTATTGATAGCCGTTTGATTGCGGAAACGCGGGCGCAGTTCGAGCTGACCGACGAGCAGCGCGCGGTCGGGGCGCTCGCGGCCGAGCTCGCGCAGCGCGAGATCGCGCCGTTCGTCGCGGAATGGGATCGCGGCCACGTCTTTCCCCGCGAGCTGTACGTTAAGCTGACACACTCCGGGCTCATGGGGATCTTGGTTCCCGAAGAGTACGGCGGCGCGGGCGCCGGTTACGTCTCGTACGC
Coding sequences:
- a CDS encoding cation diffusion facilitator family transporter; translated protein: MSTQRRLTLALAATALVAVVEFWGGAVSRSLALTSDAAHVCMDAFAMALALLAAIGAARPADPRRTYGYGRIEVLGALANGTLLLVATIAIVYAAARRFAAPVEPHAAVMTYVAAAGLAANVGVGMLLRPGGRRDLNVRAALFHVLGDALGAVAVILGGVVIAVTHLAWIDPMLSLFVAGIIVVGVARVMRDATRVLLESVPEGVSSAKLTAHLERIGGVTGIHDLHVWSIGSGSHALSAHVLLDDRRISEATEVLREITACAESHFGIAHVTIQFECETCPIVVKH
- a CDS encoding acetyl-CoA C-acyltransferase (Catalyzes the synthesis of acetoacetyl coenzyme A from two molecules of acetyl coenzyme A. It can also act as a thiolase, catalyzing the reverse reaction and generating two-carbon units from the four-carbon product of fatty acid oxidation), which encodes MAMTEMNSKTVVLGMARTPFGKLGGALAPLSATTLGAVALTAAVERSKIDPSEIEHVTFGEVLQAGVGQNPARQVLFKAGLAKTVTADTINKVCASGMLAVVNAMRSINAGANALVAAGGMESMSNAPYLLRDARWGYRFGDGTLVDAMIYDGLWDQYFPMTMATQGSKVATELQLTREEQDQFAYQSHRRAADAHAAGHLADEIVPVRVASKAKDKVVVERLPRLGKVRIPVSVGAPNRVWEHEPSQEFTLDYSAYAPFVTGDQPHVVVDRDESVRSDASIEAMAKLRPLERNGTVTAGNAPGVNDGAAALILADAGYAAGHGYEALATIVDHDTVAWDSPYISLTPAMAAHKLLDRTGYRASDVAVWEINEAFSAVAIESARRLELEEGSFNRFGGAVAMGHPIGASGARIVETVINQLRKRGGGLGIAAICSGGGQGDALLIAV